In Polyangium spumosum, a genomic segment contains:
- a CDS encoding MerR family transcriptional regulator, with translation MGERTTRRRRWRIGELAEATGLTVRTLHHYEHIGLLAPAVRTEGNQRLYDEHDLRRLYRIRALRDLGLSLADIGHMLDDGSAALGDVLRAHRGRVDAELERLGRLRLLLDRACAQADGEVDPDDTLATIEAMSRVARRIEDLEKNGDAKDDDEARWRELGHELRACMDAGDAPSTPRARAAARAVMARIRAFAGGDRATLEALARLRRVDPPKNLAGWDPELFRYLDQALEGLVETEDDPC, from the coding sequence ATGGGGGAACGAACGACGAGGAGACGGCGCTGGCGCATCGGCGAGCTCGCGGAGGCCACCGGATTGACGGTGCGCACCCTCCATCATTACGAGCACATCGGGCTGCTCGCGCCCGCGGTCCGGACGGAAGGTAACCAGCGGCTCTACGACGAGCACGACCTGCGACGCCTCTACCGCATTCGCGCCCTGCGCGATCTCGGCCTGTCGCTCGCGGACATCGGCCACATGCTCGATGACGGCAGCGCCGCGCTCGGGGATGTCCTGCGCGCCCACCGGGGCCGCGTGGACGCGGAGCTCGAGCGCCTCGGGCGGCTCCGTTTGCTGCTCGACCGCGCCTGCGCGCAGGCCGACGGGGAGGTCGATCCCGACGATACACTCGCCACGATCGAGGCGATGTCGCGGGTGGCTCGCCGCATCGAGGACCTCGAAAAAAACGGCGACGCAAAGGACGACGACGAGGCCCGCTGGCGGGAGCTCGGCCATGAGCTCCGCGCCTGCATGGATGCGGGCGATGCCCCGTCGACGCCGCGCGCCCGCGCCGCGGCCCGCGCGGTCATGGCGCGAATCCGTGCATTCGCGGGTGGCGATCGGGCGACCTTGGAGGCGCTCGCGCGCCTGCGCCGGGTCGATCCGCCCAAGAACCTCGCCGGATGGGATCCGGAGCTGTTTCGGTATCTCGACCAGGCCCTCGAGGGCCTCGTGGAAACGGAGGACGATCCATGCTGA